Proteins from one Thermosipho japonicus genomic window:
- a CDS encoding 2-phosphosulfolactate phosphatase codes for MIDVRFIPTNIKDYQAIVVIDVLRATTTMVTAISNGAQFLVPVETVEQARSYKQDGFLLCGERGGVKPEDFDLGNSPLEYTKDVVENKKLVITTTNGTKALAKAREHSKNIILGAFVNFSKTLEYIKKFNDILFVCSGNDGEESFEDTQVAGAFIEKLVSFRKYELSDSALISLNFWKSIKRPTFTGKHSRVLKTYGFEDDIIFSQQLDIFNTVAIYDADKVIKGE; via the coding sequence TTGATAGATGTAAGATTTATCCCAACAAACATTAAAGATTATCAAGCTATAGTTGTAATAGATGTTTTGCGAGCTACCACAACAATGGTTACTGCTATCTCAAATGGTGCCCAATTTTTAGTTCCAGTGGAAACAGTTGAACAAGCAAGAAGTTATAAACAAGATGGTTTTCTATTATGTGGAGAAAGAGGTGGGGTAAAACCAGAAGATTTTGACCTTGGAAATTCACCTCTTGAATACACAAAAGATGTAGTTGAAAATAAAAAATTGGTTATAACCACCACAAACGGTACAAAAGCATTAGCAAAAGCAAGGGAGCATTCAAAAAATATAATTCTTGGTGCCTTTGTAAATTTTTCAAAAACTCTTGAATACATTAAAAAGTTTAATGATATACTATTTGTATGTTCAGGAAATGACGGAGAAGAGTCCTTTGAAGATACTCAAGTGGCAGGTGCATTTATTGAAAAATTAGTATCGTTTAGAAAGTATGAACTATCAGATAGTGCACTAATATCTCTAAATTTTTGGAAATCAATTAAAAGGCCAACCTTTACAGGAAAGCACTCTCGTGTATTAAAAACGTATGGTTTTGAAGATGATATTATCTTTTCCCAACAACTAGACATTTTCAACACAGTTGCCATTTACGATGCTGACAAAGTGATTAAGGGAGAGTAG
- a CDS encoding FecR family protein, with amino-acid sequence MKKIIFLISLIPLILFSNSFTLFTGDSTTIKILSKGNFKVSVIDVLGGVLPEDILIDELSFKDIATITYIAPIVPMDTYLKLKVDDKTIDYNFKVVEPSFPQDATFVTLEEFSGNVAISEDGQSWSPVSKKEKLYEGVILKTLDNSYAVISGNWGKLYVKPNSTLKILRSRSDNKDFDFIVEVEKGEVIADVLKFIMSKSRFQIKKDSVTAGVRGTRFGVKDNNWFVFEGTVYLFNGNRLISLGAKKLVNVIENTFESPQDFEEEFETYINTFDKLFENLEEEIDKQMEEWDIELPGI; translated from the coding sequence ATGAAAAAAATTATATTCTTGATATCCTTAATACCTTTAATTTTGTTTTCAAATTCATTTACATTGTTTACTGGGGATTCTACTACGATCAAAATTTTAAGCAAAGGAAATTTTAAAGTTTCGGTAATAGATGTATTGGGAGGAGTTTTACCAGAGGATATTTTAATTGATGAGCTTTCTTTTAAAGATATTGCAACTATTACGTATATAGCGCCAATTGTTCCAATGGATACTTATTTAAAATTGAAGGTGGATGATAAAACTATAGACTATAACTTTAAAGTAGTAGAACCTTCTTTTCCTCAGGATGCTACATTTGTAACACTCGAAGAATTCAGTGGAAATGTAGCAATTTCCGAAGATGGTCAAAGCTGGAGTCCGGTTTCAAAAAAGGAAAAATTATATGAAGGTGTTATCTTAAAAACTCTTGATAACTCGTATGCAGTAATTTCTGGGAATTGGGGTAAGTTATATGTAAAACCAAATAGCACATTGAAAATCTTAAGAAGTAGAAGCGACAATAAGGATTTTGACTTTATTGTTGAAGTAGAAAAAGGTGAAGTAATTGCAGATGTTTTAAAGTTTATTATGTCAAAATCAAGGTTTCAGATAAAGAAAGATTCTGTGACAGCAGGTGTTCGTGGAACAAGGTTTGGAGTCAAAGATAATAACTGGTTTGTTTTTGAAGGAACAGTTTATCTTTTCAACGGAAATAGACTAATAAGTCTTGGTGCAAAAAAACTTGTAAATGTAATTGAAAATACATTTGAAAGTCCCCAAGACTTTGAAGAAGAATTTGAAACATACATAAATACTTTTGACAAGCTATTTGAAAATCTAGAAGAGGAAATTGACAAGCAAATGGAGGAGTGGGACATTGAATTACCAGGTATTTAA
- the ndk gene encoding nucleoside-diphosphate kinase, with the protein MERTFVYLKPNAVRRGLVGEIIKRFEQRGIKIVALKLLWMSKQQAEKLYEMHKGKSFYNDLIDFVTGGPIVAMIVEAPRVIEMVRHIIGDTDPLKAGTGTIRGEFALTITKNLIHASDSKENFEREYKIFFSNNEIIDYYLDVQDDI; encoded by the coding sequence ATGGAAAGAACTTTTGTGTATTTAAAACCTAATGCAGTTAGAAGAGGTTTAGTTGGAGAAATAATAAAAAGATTTGAACAGAGGGGAATAAAAATAGTAGCATTAAAACTTTTATGGATGAGCAAGCAACAAGCAGAAAAATTGTATGAAATGCACAAAGGGAAAAGCTTTTACAACGATTTAATAGATTTTGTAACAGGTGGACCAATCGTTGCAATGATAGTAGAAGCGCCCCGAGTAATTGAAATGGTAAGACATATAATTGGAGATACCGATCCGTTAAAGGCAGGAACTGGAACAATTAGAGGAGAATTTGCACTTACAATAACTAAGAATTTAATTCATGCGAGCGATTCAAAAGAAAACTTTGAAAGGGAATATAAAATATTCTTTTCTAATAATGAAATTATAGATTACTACCTTGATG
- a CDS encoding MBL fold metallo-hydrolase, with translation MNYQVFKTSGALATNTYVFENEGKTYVVDPGFGIGKFISDKEVYVLLTHGHFDHIMGLSELNVKKVFISKEDSEMLNNPSLNFSQLFGQSFSFNGDVEDIDEHFETIKAPGHTMGSRVIIIDDLIFTGDTVFCTTIGRVDLSGSREKMIETLKTLNERFSKMDENLKVLPGHNEQCTIKALFKINPYFKMR, from the coding sequence TTGAATTACCAGGTATTTAAAACCTCTGGAGCTCTTGCGACCAATACATATGTCTTTGAAAATGAGGGCAAGACCTATGTTGTAGATCCTGGATTTGGTATCGGTAAATTTATATCTGACAAAGAAGTATACGTTCTTTTAACCCATGGACATTTTGATCACATTATGGGACTTTCTGAATTAAATGTTAAAAAAGTCTTTATCTCTAAAGAAGATAGTGAAATGCTAAATAATCCATCTTTAAATTTTTCACAATTGTTTGGTCAGAGTTTTTCTTTTAATGGTGATGTTGAAGATATAGATGAACATTTTGAAACTATAAAAGCGCCAGGGCATACAATGGGATCGAGGGTTATTATAATTGATGATCTAATTTTTACAGGAGATACTGTTTTTTGTACTACAATAGGTAGAGTGGATCTTTCAGGCTCAAGAGAAAAAATGATAGAAACGTTGAAAACTTTGAACGAAAGATTTTCTAAGATGGACGAAAATTTAAAAGTTCTACCTGGTCATAATGAGCAATGTACTATTAAAGCTCTTTTTAAAATAAATCCATACTTTAAAATGAGGTAA
- a CDS encoding transglycosylase domain-containing protein — protein MRYVIAFLIGFSLVFFSLLFLYTNITKNLPEPETKIPSSLIIEYADGTPFYFPRAYWYNLDEYPEKLITALIISEDEDFFNHPGIDIFGTLRGIFYTVVKKDVQGGSTLTQQLARSLYLTQARTIERKIKEIFIAIYLEKIRTKEELLELYLNSAYMGNGIYGFGTAAKYYFNKEPKDLNLAEIALLVNTVKSPENFNPQDLKGRYKRAEIVLKRLLNEGVISKTDYEKYAKMLPNVRSYNVIESKYSEEVFWRVISELEEIGFSLDTLRKGFTVKTTLNKDYQALLEKNLGKNNAGIILNYRTGEILAYYGKGVNNGRRQIGSLIKPFYYYKALLEGFNPDSKLFDLPIKIGDWTPKNFEKNYYGQTTLKQALIHSRNIPSVNLYLMLGDIVVRDFLKNKLKIDGYYPEDLTLALGTIETSHEEIAKGFSGIFNSGVVVKPHIVDEVISYNGIVQYKARPKIVNIIPSSKRSTMEASYLMINLLKDVVKYGTGVRAYIDNREIAGKTGTAEQFAWFMGADGKKMMIISQDGKDLLGGRDVAPIWRKIALKTDIGKNPFVISSTYRKLNVIRNDPMKYIDYEYLYNMIKEGTLTIEELVDILKTFDEDSLLEFLSYMNTVSQEITITLWNMLGGG, from the coding sequence ATGAGATACGTTATAGCTTTCTTAATAGGTTTTTCACTAGTGTTTTTTTCACTACTTTTCTTATACACAAATATAACTAAGAATCTTCCTGAGCCAGAAACTAAAATTCCATCCAGCCTTATTATAGAATATGCAGATGGAACGCCTTTTTATTTTCCGCGAGCCTACTGGTACAATCTAGATGAATATCCAGAAAAACTTATCACTGCGCTCATAATTTCTGAAGATGAGGATTTTTTCAATCACCCAGGTATAGACATCTTTGGGACGTTAAGAGGTATCTTTTATACCGTTGTAAAAAAAGATGTCCAAGGTGGGAGCACGCTAACTCAACAGCTTGCAAGAAGTTTGTATTTAACACAAGCAAGAACAATTGAAAGAAAAATAAAGGAAATATTTATAGCCATTTATCTAGAGAAGATAAGAACAAAGGAAGAATTACTTGAATTATATCTTAACAGTGCTTATATGGGAAACGGAATATATGGGTTTGGTACAGCCGCAAAGTATTATTTTAATAAAGAACCAAAAGATCTTAATCTTGCAGAGATTGCCCTGTTAGTCAATACTGTAAAATCTCCTGAAAATTTCAATCCTCAGGATTTAAAGGGAAGATACAAAAGAGCAGAAATAGTGCTAAAAAGACTCTTAAATGAAGGTGTAATTTCAAAGACTGATTATGAAAAGTATGCTAAAATGCTTCCAAATGTGCGATCATACAACGTAATCGAATCTAAGTATAGTGAAGAAGTCTTTTGGAGAGTTATCAGTGAATTAGAAGAAATAGGTTTTTCACTTGATACACTTAGAAAAGGTTTCACTGTTAAAACCACACTCAACAAAGACTATCAAGCTTTACTTGAAAAAAACTTGGGTAAGAACAATGCTGGAATAATTTTAAATTATAGAACTGGAGAAATATTGGCCTATTATGGTAAAGGTGTTAATAACGGGAGAAGGCAAATAGGTTCTTTAATTAAGCCATTTTATTATTACAAAGCCTTGCTAGAAGGTTTTAATCCCGACTCTAAGCTTTTTGATTTACCTATTAAAATAGGAGATTGGACTCCAAAAAATTTTGAAAAAAATTACTATGGTCAAACTACTCTTAAGCAAGCACTTATTCATTCAAGAAACATACCATCAGTTAATCTGTATTTAATGCTTGGTGATATTGTTGTGCGTGATTTTTTGAAAAACAAACTAAAAATAGATGGTTATTATCCAGAGGATTTAACCCTTGCACTTGGAACAATCGAAACATCACACGAGGAAATTGCCAAGGGCTTTTCTGGGATATTTAACAGTGGAGTTGTTGTAAAGCCGCACATTGTGGACGAAGTTATAAGCTACAATGGTATTGTACAATACAAGGCAAGACCGAAAATAGTTAATATAATTCCTTCCTCTAAAAGGAGTACTATGGAAGCAAGTTATTTGATGATAAATCTACTCAAAGACGTTGTAAAATATGGAACAGGTGTTAGAGCATACATAGATAATAGGGAAATTGCGGGGAAAACTGGTACAGCAGAGCAATTTGCATGGTTTATGGGTGCAGATGGAAAAAAAATGATGATTATTTCACAGGATGGAAAAGATCTACTAGGTGGAAGAGATGTTGCACCTATTTGGCGTAAAATTGCGTTAAAAACGGATATAGGGAAAAATCCTTTTGTAATAAGTTCAACATATAGAAAATTAAATGTTATTAGAAATGATCCTATGAAATACATTGACTATGAATACCTGTACAACATGATAAAAGAAGGTACTCTGACAATTGAAGAGCTGGTAGATATCCTAAAAACTTTTGATGAAGATTCACTTCTTGAATTTCTTTCATACATGAATACTGTTTCTCAAGAGATTACAATAACTTTATGGAATATGCTTGGAGGTGGTTAA